One stretch of Muribaculum intestinale DNA includes these proteins:
- a CDS encoding C40 family peptidase: MSNIIRVSLAVVMMLVGAVCADATTPLRETLDHKNISADFASINTWKPELPLIHPISNGDADEAPEYIADMLSFAGQYKGLRYRRGGKTPKGFDCSGFTSYVFRQFGMKLNASSSSQYTQGEAVEDMDLLPGDLVFFSGRAVSKTRVGHVGLVTDVNPDGTFKFIHSSNSQGVTVSKSTEPYYSRRYIGARRVR; the protein is encoded by the coding sequence ATGAGCAATATCATACGGGTATCTCTCGCAGTTGTCATGATGCTTGTCGGTGCAGTCTGTGCCGATGCGACCACCCCTCTGCGTGAAACTCTCGACCATAAAAACATATCAGCCGACTTTGCTTCCATAAATACATGGAAGCCCGAATTGCCGTTGATTCATCCCATAAGCAATGGCGATGCCGATGAGGCTCCGGAGTATATTGCCGACATGCTGTCGTTTGCCGGTCAGTACAAGGGTCTGCGTTACCGTCGTGGCGGTAAGACTCCCAAGGGATTTGACTGCTCGGGTTTTACCAGCTATGTGTTCAGACAGTTCGGCATGAAACTTAATGCCTCCAGCTCTTCGCAGTATACTCAAGGCGAGGCCGTCGAGGATATGGATCTTCTGCCCGGTGATCTGGTGTTTTTCAGCGGTCGTGCCGTGAGCAAGACAAGAGTGGGCCATGTAGGGCTTGTTACCGACGTAAATCCCGACGGCACGTTCAAGTTTATCCACTCGTCTAACTCGCAGGGTGTCACCGTGTCGAAGAGTACCGAGCCATATTATTCACGCCGTTATATCGGCGCGCGCCGAGTAAGATAA
- a CDS encoding glycoside hydrolase family 25 protein, with product MSARGNSKSGINVATIVILSVFLAVGMVMLLVRLRREITPLELSRDEYPVTGLDLSAHNGDIDFSLLAADSIDFVVLKATEGATFKDPKFHHNYLAARKAGIRNIGAYHFFKFGTDGKMQGINLLNSLVGKTLELPLVIDLEEWTNPKNMHTDSIVVRLQDMIDYLESNGHAVMLYTNKDGYERFVRDRFTDYPLWICSFTKPPLPEDADTDWSLWQYSHWGWVSATDTSVDLNTFNGSREQWRQWLRSVDF from the coding sequence ATGAGTGCGCGCGGAAACAGCAAATCGGGCATAAATGTTGCCACAATCGTTATCCTGTCGGTGTTTCTTGCCGTCGGGATGGTGATGTTGCTCGTGCGTCTGCGCAGGGAGATTACTCCACTTGAACTAAGCCGTGATGAGTATCCCGTCACAGGTCTTGATCTGTCGGCACATAACGGAGATATTGATTTCAGCCTTCTGGCGGCTGACTCGATTGATTTCGTGGTGTTGAAAGCAACGGAAGGAGCTACCTTCAAAGACCCGAAATTCCACCACAATTATCTTGCAGCCCGCAAGGCGGGAATTAGGAATATCGGTGCCTATCATTTCTTTAAATTCGGCACCGACGGAAAGATGCAGGGTATCAATCTGCTCAACTCACTGGTGGGGAAGACCCTCGAACTGCCACTTGTGATAGATCTCGAGGAGTGGACCAACCCCAAAAACATGCATACCGACTCTATCGTAGTGCGCCTTCAGGACATGATAGACTATCTGGAGAGCAACGGTCATGCCGTGATGCTGTACACCAACAAGGACGGATATGAACGGTTTGTGCGTGACCGTTTTACCGATTATCCTCTGTGGATATGCTCGTTTACCAAGCCGCCTTTGCCGGAGGATGCCGACACCGACTGGTCGCTTTGGCAGTATAGCCACTGGGGGTGGGTTAGCGCCACCGACACGTCGGTCGACCTGAATACATTCAACGGCAGTCGCGAACAATGGCGGCAGTGGCTCCGCTCGGTCGATTTCTGA
- the menA gene encoding 1,4-dihydroxy-2-naphthoate octaprenyltransferase: MTLKPWIEAMRLRTLPVSAAGVLTAIGYNVGDGTFKAAPATLCLIFALLAQVASNFANEYYDYRDGLDRAGRDGPRRGVTEGDITPGAMLRATYATLGMACCVGLSLLWWGGWWLLIAGIVIAIGAMAYSAGPYPLSRHGLGEVAVIIFFGVIPVNLTYYVQSGYFAWPVGIASAAIGLMGANVLLVNNYRDADDDASVGKRTLAVIMGRGFAYSLYLINGVLAMLLLLDAMGVHRWIAWVYLAVHLLLCMMLKRRTGRAINPLLGMTAVAMLAVALAWLVSEICSKGV; this comes from the coding sequence ATGACTCTGAAACCGTGGATTGAAGCCATGCGTCTGCGCACACTGCCTGTTTCTGCAGCCGGAGTGCTGACGGCGATAGGATATAATGTAGGCGACGGCACCTTTAAGGCTGCGCCTGCGACGCTGTGTCTGATATTTGCCCTGCTGGCGCAGGTGGCCTCGAATTTTGCCAACGAATATTATGACTACCGTGACGGTCTTGACCGAGCCGGACGCGACGGTCCGCGCCGCGGAGTTACCGAGGGCGACATCACCCCCGGCGCGATGCTCCGCGCCACGTATGCCACTCTCGGCATGGCTTGCTGTGTGGGTCTGTCGTTGCTGTGGTGGGGAGGCTGGTGGCTTCTTATTGCCGGCATAGTCATAGCGATTGGTGCCATGGCCTACAGCGCCGGGCCGTATCCGCTGTCGCGCCACGGGCTTGGCGAGGTGGCTGTGATTATCTTTTTCGGAGTGATACCTGTAAATCTTACATATTATGTACAGTCGGGATATTTTGCGTGGCCTGTCGGTATAGCTTCGGCCGCTATCGGACTGATGGGTGCCAATGTGCTGCTGGTCAATAATTACCGCGATGCCGACGATGATGCCTCTGTAGGCAAGCGTACCCTTGCGGTGATAATGGGCCGTGGATTCGCCTATTCGCTGTATCTTATCAATGGAGTGCTCGCCATGCTTCTGCTGCTTGACGCTATGGGTGTCCATCGATGGATTGCATGGGTGTATCTGGCCGTGCACCTGTTGCTGTGCATGATGTTGAAGCGCCGTACAGGCCGGGCCATAAATCCGCTGCTCGGCATGACGGCTGTGGCTATGCTTGCCGTGGCGCTCGCATGGCTTGTGTCTGAAATCTGTAGCAAGGGAGTGTAA
- a CDS encoding DUF4435 domain-containing protein has protein sequence MKLTLPPQLDSTREVIDDDSRRIIIIGANGSGKTRFTERLVEETGMSMPVFRISALNALYRADSTDTLEGSVDVLYEAATERSPFMRSDHHTQFERVMALLLLDEVLHLLLHKHSGGRMEPTCLDRVISAWQEVFPDSRILRESGRLLFSRKEDDSAYSQMRLSDGEKAVLYTFGAAVLAPEDAVMFVDSPGMFLHPSVMGMIWDKVESLRPECTWVYTTHDVEFMTSRVRPDVIWVRGYDAEAQRWDYAVLPAGTPLDDEIYTTIVGARKPVLFIEGDGTHSIDAKLYPLVFTNYTVRSLGSCNKVIEATRTFNDLNSFHHLDSHGIVDRDRRDAHEVAYLRKKRIFVPDVAEIENILMLEDVVRAVARHFHRNDDRVFDRVRKSVINMFRGELKQQALMHTRHRVKRMVEYRIDGRFPSIDKLEQHMADLVNALRPRDIYNGLVRDFRGYAEGGDYQSILRVYNQKSMVGQSNVAELCGLKNHDAYVAAIIEILKEDSPEADSIRRAVTRCFGITDDEASAKLSENSISEID, from the coding sequence ATGAAACTCACGCTTCCGCCACAGCTTGACTCTACGCGCGAGGTTATCGACGATGACTCCCGGCGCATTATAATAATAGGAGCAAACGGTTCGGGTAAGACCCGGTTTACCGAGCGTCTTGTCGAGGAGACCGGCATGAGCATGCCGGTGTTCCGTATCTCGGCTCTTAACGCGCTGTATCGTGCTGACAGCACCGACACTCTGGAAGGATCGGTCGACGTGCTTTATGAGGCGGCCACAGAGCGTTCGCCATTTATGCGCAGCGACCACCATACCCAGTTTGAGCGTGTGATGGCTCTGCTGCTGCTCGATGAGGTGTTGCACCTGCTTTTGCACAAGCATTCGGGAGGCCGGATGGAGCCTACGTGTCTTGACCGTGTGATCAGCGCTTGGCAGGAGGTGTTTCCCGACAGCCGTATTCTCAGGGAGAGCGGACGTCTGCTGTTCAGCCGCAAGGAGGATGACAGCGCTTACTCGCAGATGCGTCTGTCGGACGGAGAGAAGGCTGTGCTTTATACGTTCGGTGCCGCAGTACTTGCTCCGGAGGATGCCGTGATGTTTGTAGACAGTCCGGGGATGTTCCTCCACCCGTCGGTGATGGGCATGATATGGGACAAGGTAGAGTCGTTGCGCCCCGAATGCACGTGGGTATACACAACCCACGACGTGGAGTTTATGACATCGCGCGTGCGCCCCGATGTGATATGGGTGCGCGGGTATGACGCCGAGGCCCAGCGCTGGGACTATGCCGTGCTGCCCGCCGGGACTCCTCTTGACGACGAGATATATACTACTATAGTAGGCGCGCGCAAGCCGGTGCTGTTTATCGAGGGCGACGGCACCCACAGCATCGATGCCAAGCTCTATCCGCTGGTGTTTACCAACTATACGGTGCGCTCGCTGGGTAGTTGCAACAAGGTGATAGAGGCCACTCGCACGTTCAACGACCTGAATTCATTCCACCATCTCGACAGCCACGGCATAGTCGACCGTGACCGTCGCGACGCCCATGAGGTGGCTTATCTGCGCAAGAAGCGTATCTTCGTGCCAGATGTGGCTGAGATTGAAAATATACTGATGCTTGAGGATGTGGTAAGGGCCGTGGCACGGCATTTCCACCGCAATGACGACCGAGTGTTTGACCGTGTGCGCAAGTCGGTGATAAACATGTTTCGCGGCGAGCTCAAGCAGCAGGCGCTCATGCATACACGCCACCGGGTGAAACGTATGGTGGAATACCGTATCGACGGGCGATTCCCGTCGATTGACAAACTTGAGCAGCATATGGCCGATCTGGTCAATGCCCTGCGTCCGCGCGACATATACAACGGGCTTGTGCGCGATTTCCGGGGGTATGCCGAAGGGGGCGACTATCAGTCGATACTCAGGGTGTACAACCAGAAGTCGATGGTAGGGCAGAGCAATGTGGCCGAGCTGTGCGGGCTGAAAAATCATGATGCGTATGTGGCCGCGATAATCGAAATCCTGAAGGAGGACTCTCCGGAGGCCGACAGTATACGCCGCGCGGTGACAAGATGTTTTGGCATCACCGACGACGAGGCTTCGGCAAAACTGTCGGAAAACTCAATATCGGAAATCGACTGA
- a CDS encoding elongation factor G, whose translation MKVYKTSEIKNIALLGSKGSGKTTLAEAMLYECGVIKRRGNVESGNTVSDYFPVEKEYGYSVFSTIFYAEFLGKKLNVIDCPGADDFVGNAITALNVTDTGVILIDAQYGVEVGTQNIFRTTASLKKPVIFALNQLDGEKADYDNVIEQMTEIFGPKVTPIQYPINVGPGFNAMIDVLLMKKYSWGPDGGVPTIEEIPAEEHDRARELHQKLVEAAAENDETLMEKFFDQGHLTEDEMREGIRKGLVDRSIFPVFCVSALKDMGVRRMMEFLGNVVPFVEDMPAPVDTEGEEVKPDSDGPLSLFMFKTTIEPHIGEVSYFKVMSGTLTPGVDLTNVDRGSKERIAQVFCVCGQIKTPVDKLCAGDIGATVKLKDARTGNTLDEKGCEYRFDFIKYPAPKYQRAVRPVTEADAEKLSEILTRMHEEDPTWEVQQSKELKQTILSGQGEFHLRTLKWRVENNDKLPIIFEEPRIPYRETITKAARADYRHKKQSGGAGQFGEVHLIIEPYTEGMPAPDTYKFGNQEFKMNVRDTQEIPLEWGGKLVVCNCIVGGAIDARFIPAIVKGLMDRMEQGPLTGSYARDVRVCIYDGKMHPVDSNEISFRLAGRNAFSEAFRNANPKILEPVYDVDVFVPADVMGDVMSDLQGRRAIIMGMASENGFEKISARVPLKEMSSYSTALSSITGGRSSFTMKFSSYELVPSDVQEKLLKAYAESQSEE comes from the coding sequence ATGAAGGTTTACAAGACAAGCGAAATCAAAAACATAGCCTTGCTTGGTAGCAAAGGCTCCGGTAAAACCACACTCGCCGAAGCGATGCTTTACGAGTGTGGAGTTATAAAACGTCGCGGCAATGTCGAGTCAGGCAACACCGTCAGCGACTATTTCCCGGTGGAGAAAGAGTATGGCTACTCAGTATTCTCTACCATTTTTTACGCCGAATTCCTTGGCAAGAAACTCAATGTAATCGACTGTCCGGGCGCCGACGACTTCGTAGGAAACGCCATCACAGCCCTTAACGTAACAGATACCGGCGTCATCCTCATCGACGCGCAGTATGGCGTGGAAGTAGGCACCCAGAATATTTTCCGCACCACGGCTTCCCTGAAAAAGCCGGTTATATTCGCCCTCAACCAGCTCGACGGCGAAAAAGCCGATTACGACAATGTAATCGAGCAGATGACCGAAATCTTCGGCCCAAAAGTAACACCTATACAATACCCCATCAACGTCGGCCCGGGCTTCAACGCCATGATTGACGTGCTACTAATGAAAAAATACTCCTGGGGCCCCGACGGCGGAGTTCCCACTATTGAGGAAATACCGGCCGAAGAACACGATCGCGCCCGGGAGCTGCACCAGAAACTCGTCGAGGCTGCCGCCGAAAACGACGAGACCCTGATGGAAAAATTCTTCGATCAGGGCCACCTCACCGAGGACGAGATGCGCGAAGGCATCCGCAAAGGCCTCGTCGACCGCTCAATCTTCCCCGTATTCTGCGTAAGCGCCCTCAAGGACATGGGCGTACGCCGTATGATGGAATTCCTCGGCAACGTAGTGCCCTTTGTTGAGGATATGCCCGCGCCGGTCGACACCGAAGGCGAAGAGGTAAAACCCGACTCCGACGGTCCCCTCTCCCTGTTCATGTTCAAGACCACCATCGAGCCACATATCGGCGAAGTCAGCTACTTCAAGGTAATGAGCGGCACACTCACCCCGGGTGTCGACCTCACCAACGTTGACCGCGGCTCAAAAGAACGCATCGCACAGGTGTTCTGCGTATGCGGCCAGATTAAGACTCCCGTCGACAAACTTTGTGCCGGAGATATCGGCGCCACCGTAAAACTGAAAGACGCCCGCACCGGAAACACCCTTGACGAAAAGGGTTGTGAGTACCGTTTCGACTTCATAAAGTATCCCGCGCCCAAATATCAGCGCGCCGTACGTCCCGTCACCGAGGCCGACGCCGAGAAACTCTCGGAAATCCTCACCCGCATGCATGAAGAAGACCCGACATGGGAAGTGCAGCAGTCAAAAGAGCTCAAGCAGACCATACTCTCGGGCCAGGGTGAATTCCACCTGCGCACACTCAAATGGCGCGTCGAAAACAACGACAAGCTCCCCATCATATTCGAAGAGCCGCGCATACCGTATCGCGAGACTATCACGAAAGCCGCACGTGCCGACTACCGTCACAAGAAACAGTCGGGTGGCGCCGGACAGTTCGGCGAGGTTCACCTGATCATCGAGCCATACACCGAAGGAATGCCAGCGCCCGACACCTACAAGTTCGGCAACCAGGAGTTTAAGATGAACGTGCGCGACACTCAGGAGATACCCCTCGAATGGGGCGGCAAGCTGGTGGTGTGCAATTGTATCGTCGGCGGAGCCATCGACGCACGCTTTATCCCCGCAATCGTAAAGGGACTCATGGATCGCATGGAACAGGGCCCGCTCACAGGCAGCTATGCCCGCGACGTGCGCGTATGCATCTACGACGGCAAGATGCATCCCGTCGACTCCAACGAAATATCATTCCGACTGGCCGGACGCAACGCATTCTCCGAGGCTTTCCGCAACGCCAATCCCAAGATTCTTGAACCGGTATACGATGTCGACGTATTCGTTCCAGCCGATGTCATGGGCGACGTGATGAGCGACCTTCAGGGACGCCGTGCCATAATCATGGGTATGGCCAGCGAAAACGGATTCGAGAAAATCTCCGCTCGTGTGCCCCTCAAAGAGATGTCATCCTACTCTACCGCACTTAGCTCTATCACAGGTGGCCGCTCTTCATTTACCATGAAGTTCAGCTCCTATGAGCTCGTGCCTTCCGACGTTCAGGAAAAACTCCTCAAGGCATATGCCGAGTCGCAGTCTGAAGAATAA
- a CDS encoding acetylornithine carbamoyltransferase produces the protein MRNFISVSDIGPLDRAVAEALEVKANRFAYKHLGENRTLMMIFFNSSLRTRLSTQKAALNLGMNVIVLDVNQGAWKLETERGVIMDGDKPEHLLEAIPVMGCYCDIIGVRSFARFESKEDDYQEKVINQFIRYSERPVFSMEAATRHPLQSFADLITIEEHKTVDRPKIVMTWAPHPKALPQAVPNSFAEWMNATDYDFVITHPRGYELDPRFVGNARVEYDQDKALAGADFVYAKNWSAFADPDYGKVLSTDRSWTVTAEKMALTNNAFFMHCLPVRRNMIVSDDVIEGPRSLVIPEAANREISAQVVLKRMLEDL, from the coding sequence ATGCGCAATTTCATTTCAGTATCAGATATAGGTCCTCTTGACCGCGCTGTGGCCGAGGCCCTCGAAGTAAAAGCCAACCGCTTTGCCTACAAACATCTCGGTGAGAACCGCACGCTAATGATGATTTTCTTCAACTCATCGCTCCGCACGCGTCTCTCCACCCAGAAAGCGGCCCTCAATCTCGGCATGAATGTAATCGTGCTCGACGTCAACCAGGGCGCATGGAAACTCGAGACCGAACGCGGAGTCATCATGGACGGTGACAAGCCGGAGCACCTGCTTGAGGCAATCCCTGTGATGGGATGCTACTGCGATATAATCGGTGTTCGCTCGTTCGCCCGATTCGAGTCGAAAGAAGATGACTATCAGGAGAAAGTCATCAACCAGTTCATACGCTACTCAGAGCGCCCGGTATTCTCAATGGAGGCCGCGACACGCCACCCCCTCCAGTCGTTTGCCGACCTCATCACAATCGAAGAGCATAAGACCGTCGACCGACCCAAAATAGTAATGACCTGGGCGCCTCACCCCAAAGCACTCCCGCAGGCTGTGCCCAACTCGTTTGCCGAATGGATGAACGCCACCGACTACGATTTCGTGATAACCCATCCGCGAGGCTACGAGCTCGACCCGAGATTTGTTGGCAACGCCAGAGTGGAATACGACCAGGACAAGGCTCTCGCCGGAGCCGACTTCGTATATGCCAAAAACTGGAGCGCATTCGCCGACCCCGACTATGGAAAAGTCCTGTCAACCGACCGTTCATGGACTGTAACAGCTGAGAAGATGGCACTGACCAACAACGCATTCTTCATGCATTGTCTCCCCGTTCGCCGCAACATGATTGTAAGCGACGACGTCATCGAAGGGCCGCGCTCACTTGTAATCCCCGAAGCCGCCAACCGCGAAATTTCCGCCCAGGTGGTGCTGAAACGAATGCTCGAAGATCTTTAA
- a CDS encoding formate/nitrite transporter family protein, whose product MATHTPKEVIDKVAGIGAAKADLSSGRNGTYARFALLTILAGVYIAFGGVLSVILGFGFPEITAANPAMQKLLSGAAFPIGLILVVVLGAELFTGNNAMLMPSWLMKRCSAWDIIVNWTLVYLGNFVGALLFVYMLVYLTGLLSPEPYHSSIIAVAQAKVSLPWLTAFLRGIGANWCVCLAIWLALSAKSSGAKMFGCWLPVMAFVVLGYEHSIANMFFIPAAMLEGAGITVSQMIVDNLIPVTLGNIIGGALFVGCVHAYLHLDHKK is encoded by the coding sequence ATGGCTACACATACACCTAAAGAAGTTATCGACAAAGTAGCGGGCATCGGCGCGGCCAAGGCCGACCTCAGCTCAGGCCGCAACGGCACTTACGCCCGCTTCGCTCTCCTTACCATACTCGCCGGCGTATATATCGCTTTCGGAGGAGTGCTATCAGTGATTCTCGGATTCGGATTCCCCGAAATCACAGCCGCAAACCCCGCCATGCAGAAGTTGCTGAGCGGTGCCGCGTTCCCCATAGGACTCATACTCGTGGTAGTGCTCGGTGCCGAACTGTTTACAGGCAACAACGCCATGCTCATGCCCTCATGGCTCATGAAGCGCTGCTCGGCGTGGGACATAATTGTAAACTGGACACTCGTCTATCTCGGCAACTTTGTCGGCGCTCTCCTTTTCGTGTATATGCTCGTATACCTTACCGGACTGCTAAGCCCCGAGCCCTACCATTCATCCATAATCGCTGTGGCGCAGGCCAAAGTATCGCTCCCCTGGCTCACCGCATTCCTACGAGGCATAGGTGCCAACTGGTGCGTATGCCTTGCCATATGGCTCGCCCTGTCCGCCAAAAGCTCCGGCGCGAAGATGTTCGGATGCTGGCTCCCGGTAATGGCTTTTGTAGTCCTCGGCTACGAGCACTCTATCGCCAACATGTTCTTCATACCCGCGGCAATGCTTGAAGGAGCCGGAATCACCGTCTCTCAGATGATTGTCGACAACCTCATCCCCGTCACCCTCGGCAATATTATCGGGGGAGCGCTGTTTGTGGGCTGTGTCCACGCCTATCTGCATCTCGACCACAAGAAATGA
- a CDS encoding LTA synthase family protein, which translates to MMKPILSRLFPADMWRGRLSVLVVAAFLKLILFDVVWCTGTTFRAMSDIGLYLNSLLGALLLVLPYMVSRRFWIAVTVLFLADGVLVANLMYCRTYFTAIPLDSYLLAGNLSDFTASVADSMRWLDILIPLTTVAAWIIGRRMPRRFPPRSTLRYLVCLAVAALLAAIAAMCRGGFRAHYSRLQESCYYTTCTTPIYTVGGSVMYDILSGNSRALDEAGRARIDSWMEQKERHRPHRALPDSIGVRDNLVIILCESLESWVIDRKVDGVEITPVLDSLIADTASTLYAPNVLTQVAAGRSIDCQLLVNAGMLPMQSSVYSMRYPQNRYYTLNRALAEKNGARSYILTCDKPIVWNQEPIARAFGIDTLLTRSSWRNDELVGNPAKLSDGSFMHQAVEKMQAGEIWPVGENAFLQFVTYSGHNPFRLPENLRTVTFSDRFPERMRDYMMMAHYTDSAIGTLLSYLRSRPDYDRTLIVITGDHEGLAMDRAAILDNPDAREIVSPGQYTPLIVVNSPVGGRYDAVLGQADIYPTLLNLMQLDSYRWKGMGNSILDPSKAPFAISSMTGELVGDTTAVSPEALSNIRSARAISDLIISTDAFAIMP; encoded by the coding sequence ATGATGAAACCAATCCTGTCACGGCTGTTTCCGGCCGACATGTGGCGCGGACGCCTGTCTGTGCTCGTTGTCGCCGCGTTCCTCAAGCTCATCCTGTTCGACGTAGTGTGGTGCACAGGCACCACATTCCGCGCCATGTCCGACATAGGCCTCTACCTCAACTCCCTGCTCGGGGCGCTCCTGCTGGTGCTCCCTTATATGGTGTCGCGCAGGTTCTGGATAGCCGTGACTGTACTGTTCCTGGCCGACGGCGTGCTCGTGGCCAATCTGATGTATTGCCGCACATATTTCACGGCTATACCCCTCGACAGCTATCTTCTCGCCGGAAATCTCTCCGACTTCACCGCAAGCGTGGCCGACTCGATGCGATGGCTCGACATACTGATTCCGCTTACCACAGTTGCGGCCTGGATAATCGGACGTCGCATGCCGCGACGCTTCCCGCCACGGTCTACACTGCGCTACCTTGTCTGCCTCGCGGTCGCAGCGCTCCTCGCTGCCATAGCGGCCATGTGCCGCGGCGGATTCCGTGCCCATTATTCGCGCCTGCAGGAGTCTTGCTACTACACCACATGCACCACACCGATATATACCGTAGGCGGCTCGGTCATGTACGATATCCTGAGCGGCAATTCACGCGCGCTCGACGAAGCCGGCCGCGCGCGCATCGACTCATGGATGGAGCAAAAAGAAAGACACCGCCCCCACCGCGCTCTCCCCGACTCCATCGGCGTCCGCGACAACCTGGTGATTATACTGTGCGAATCGCTCGAAAGCTGGGTTATCGACCGCAAGGTCGACGGAGTGGAGATTACCCCCGTGCTCGACTCTCTCATCGCCGACACCGCATCCACTCTCTATGCGCCCAACGTGCTGACTCAAGTCGCCGCCGGACGCTCAATCGACTGCCAGCTCCTCGTCAATGCCGGCATGCTGCCGATGCAGTCGAGCGTATATTCGATGCGCTATCCCCAGAACCGCTACTACACCCTCAACCGGGCCCTCGCTGAAAAAAACGGTGCACGCTCCTACATACTCACATGCGACAAGCCTATCGTGTGGAATCAGGAACCGATTGCTCGGGCATTCGGCATCGACACCCTCCTCACACGGTCATCCTGGCGCAACGACGAGCTCGTTGGCAACCCCGCCAAACTGAGCGACGGCTCATTCATGCACCAGGCTGTAGAGAAAATGCAGGCCGGAGAAATATGGCCCGTCGGGGAAAACGCATTCCTACAGTTTGTGACATACTCCGGACACAACCCATTCCGACTCCCTGAGAATCTGCGCACGGTGACATTCTCCGACCGCTTCCCGGAGCGCATGCGCGACTATATGATGATGGCACATTACACCGACAGTGCCATCGGCACCCTGCTATCATATCTGCGCTCGCGTCCCGACTACGACCGCACACTGATAGTGATTACAGGCGACCACGAAGGGCTCGCAATGGATCGAGCAGCCATTCTCGACAATCCCGACGCACGGGAAATAGTGTCGCCTGGACAATACACCCCGCTGATTGTAGTCAACTCCCCGGTAGGGGGACGATACGACGCCGTTCTCGGACAGGCCGACATATACCCCACCCTGCTCAACCTCATGCAACTCGACTCATACCGGTGGAAAGGGATGGGCAACAGTATCCTCGACCCCTCCAAGGCCCCGTTTGCAATAAGTTCCATGACAGGCGAACTCGTCGGCGACACTACCGCAGTATCTCCCGAAGCGCTCTCCAACATTCGCTCGGCCCGAGCCATATCCGACCTCATTATCTCCACCGACGCATTTGCCATCATGCCCTGA